A segment of the Bacteriovorax sp. PP10 genome:
GTTCACCAAGAGAAATAACTGATACGAGCGAAGTCTCTTTCGTTAAAGCAGAAAGCTCATTGACGATTGGTGGAATAATTCTTCTGTAAGTTTGCGGGATAATAATTTTATACATGGTCTGATGGCGGGATAATCCCAAAGCGCGGGCCGCTTCAGTTTGTCCTTTAGGAATTGAGAGAATTCCTGCGCGATAAATTTCTGCCAGATAAGCCGCACTGTTAAGTGATAAAGCCAAAACTCCGGCCGAGAATGAATCTAAAACCATGTTGATTTGATAAGCTTCAAAAATTGTCGGAAGTGCAAAGTAGATGAAAAGGATTTGCAGCAGAAGAGGAGTTCCTCTGAACAAGGTAATATAAAAAAGTGAAATCCAGTTTAAGATTTTATACTGGGAAATTCTTAGCAGCGCTAAAACCATTCCCAGGATTAAACCTAGCGTGCCACTTAAAAATGTAAGTTTTAAAGTGACACCCATACCTTCGATCAAACGAGGGATAACAACAATTTTAGAAAAGGCCCAAAACCCTAATTCAGCTTCCACCTAGATTATAGCGCCGGAGGAGCTGACTTCAGCCATTCTTTGTAAATCTTTGCGTACGATCCATTTGCTTTAATCGTCTTTACTGCACTCTCAAGTGCTTTAAAAAGTTTTGCATCTGATTTTTTTACCGCGATACCAATTGGCTCTGGCTTCATGGCAATTCCAGAAACGACAAATGTTTTTGAATCTAGTCCTGTGTAGTATTTTCCAACAGCTTCATCTGTGACAATTACGTCAGCTTGATTTGCTTTAAGAGCACTGAATGTATCTGTTGCTCCCGGGAAAGTTTTGATTTCTTTAATTTTTACTCCCGCTTTTTTCATTGCTTCAACAGCATTGAAAGAAGTGGTGTCAACCTGAACGGCCACAACTCTTCCGTTAAGCTCTTTTTCATTCGTCACAGCTTTTGCAGAAGTTTTAACAACAAAAACTTGTCCCATTGAAATATAAGGAACGAAGTTTACCTGTGCAGCTCTCTCTGGCGTGATGTTCATTGAAGACATAATAACGTCGTAACGATTTGATTGAAGGCCTGCGAGAATTCCATCCCAAGGCATAACGATGAATTCAGCTTTAACTTTTAACTCAGCAGCAAGGGCGCGTGCCAGGTCAACGTCTAGGCCAATGATCTTTCCTTCGACTGATTCGAATTCCATTGGAGGGTAAGTTGTATCAACGGCAATGCGAAGCTTACCAGCTTTAACAACTGCGTCTAAATCAAGTGCAAAAGATGATTGTGCAAAAGCACTAAGCAATAGAACCGTAGCAACTAATAAACTTTTCATTGTTTTCTCCATAAATTAACAAAATCTAATTTATGGTAACGAAAAGTCGTATGAGTTGAAAAGCTTTATTGAATGACTGATGGCCCTGGACTCATATCTCTTGGTGGTCTGAAGAAGAATACTGGGACTGTGACCCAGAAACGCTCTCCAAACTGATCGATCATTTGATATTTCCCGCGCATGTTCCCATACGGAGAGTGAAGTGGACAAAAACTTGTGTATTCGTAGAATTCACCTGGAGCAAGCATTGGCTGCTCGCCAACAACTCCTGAACCTTGAACGTCGTAAGTTTTTCCATTTCCATCTTTGATTTTCCAATGACGGTGGATAACGCGACAAGCGGTCTGACTGTTGTTCGTGATTTTGATTTTGTAAGCGTAAAAGTACTGGTTGCTCTCTGGAGCAGATCTCTCAGGAACGTAGCTTGGAAAAACTTCGATTAAGATGTCTTGAGTCGTTTCAAAATAGTATTCGTTTGGCCCGATAGCTTCAGTCTGCTGTTCCATTTGATCCCCGGTAAATTTATACTTCGTAGTATCAGAGATTAATTAGTTTTTAAAGCGTCATAATTCTTTTTCTGTTTGAAGGCCAGAACCGTTGTTTGATGCCAACTACTTAAAATAACTCGGATTTTTGACCAGTAGAGGTGTTTCCTGTTAATGTAAGGGTATCAAAATTTCGAAAAGTTTTCTTAAAAGTGGAGTTTATATGACAGAAGAAAAAAATCTCAATCGTCGCTCATTTTTCGGAATGGTCGTAGCAGCAGCTACAATTGTTCCTTTCGTACTAAAATCTGTGAAGGCAGAGGCAGCAGCATGCCCGGCAACTGCACCAGCTGGAAAAGCTGTAGCTGTAGAAGGTGTGGGAATGGCAAAAGGCCTGGACTACGTTGCTGATGCGAAGTCATCAAAAAATGCTAAGCATAAGGCCGGTGATACTTGCGCAAACTGCAAGTACTACAATGATAAAAAAGCTGATGGTGGATATGCACCATGTACTATGATGGGAATGAAATTCGTAACAAATTGCGGATGGTGTAAGTCTCACTTAACGAAATAATTTAATATTGACCGAAAAACAGTCCACTGGACTGTTTTTCGGTCAATCCTTTTTTTTGTCTAAATAATTGGTCTGATAAACTTCTCGTCCCATCTTTTTAATCTGAAAATCTACCATCTTTTGAAATGATAAAATCGCAGCACTGGTATCAAGTGTGGGCTCTAGGTATTGCAAGGCCATTGTACTTGCTTCTAGTGTTGAAAGTGACTGATCACTTGGAGCTTTTCTGATTCTGTAGTCAGAAGTTGTTTCAGGAGCAAGTTTAATTGAGGGAAGTGTATGAAGGTTGTGTGAAAGCATAAAAATCTTTTTTGCTTTTCTCCACGTTCCATCTAGAAGAATCAAGTGAGTGATTTGTGCTTTAGGTGCATCCGCATTTAAAACAGTGGCCTCATCTCCAGGGTAGAGAAGAGCACACTCATTGTTTGGATCACATAAAAGAGTGTTAAGTATTAAATCACTCGTGAAGTTCTCACCCACAAGCACAGTCATCTCTTTAAAACTTTTTTTCATAATGCGAACAGTGTTCAGCGGGTGTTTGCTTTCACTTGGATGTTGAAGAACAATCAGGTGAACATTGTTAGGGATCACTTTTAAAGTGTCACAAAGGCATCTCGATTTTAGAAAGTCACAATCCTGACAAAATGATCGACTCTCACTCGTGAAGTTGTATTCGATATTAAGTTGTTCCATAAAATCCTATCTTTTATTTTTTAGTTTGGTTTGAATGCAGTTAAGTAATTTCGAGTTCACAATACGGTGCTGCTTCTGGCATTTGGCCATGAC
Coding sequences within it:
- a CDS encoding amino acid ABC transporter permease, with product MEAELGFWAFSKIVVIPRLIEGMGVTLKLTFLSGTLGLILGMVLALLRISQYKILNWISLFYITLFRGTPLLLQILFIYFALPTIFEAYQINMVLDSFSAGVLALSLNSAAYLAEIYRAGILSIPKGQTEAARALGLSRHQTMYKIIIPQTYRRIIPPIVNELSALTKETSLVSVISLGELLYMTQRLGSKYLRVWEVYIWAAVGYLIIVMVLSFIASRIEKRLELKGGV
- a CDS encoding ABC transporter substrate-binding protein, which encodes MKSLLVATVLLLSAFAQSSFALDLDAVVKAGKLRIAVDTTYPPMEFESVEGKIIGLDVDLARALAAELKVKAEFIVMPWDGILAGLQSNRYDVIMSSMNITPERAAQVNFVPYISMGQVFVVKTSAKAVTNEKELNGRVVAVQVDTTSFNAVEAMKKAGVKIKEIKTFPGATDTFSALKANQADVIVTDEAVGKYYTGLDSKTFVVSGIAMKPEPIGIAVKKSDAKLFKALESAVKTIKANGSYAKIYKEWLKSAPPAL
- the apaG gene encoding Co2+/Mg2+ efflux protein ApaG; the protein is MEQQTEAIGPNEYYFETTQDILIEVFPSYVPERSAPESNQYFYAYKIKITNNSQTACRVIHRHWKIKDGNGKTYDVQGSGVVGEQPMLAPGEFYEYTSFCPLHSPYGNMRGKYQMIDQFGERFWVTVPVFFFRPPRDMSPGPSVIQ
- a CDS encoding high-potential iron-sulfur protein, whose translation is MTEEKNLNRRSFFGMVVAAATIVPFVLKSVKAEAAACPATAPAGKAVAVEGVGMAKGLDYVADAKSSKNAKHKAGDTCANCKYYNDKKADGGYAPCTMMGMKFVTNCGWCKSHLTK
- a CDS encoding tRNA-uridine aminocarboxypropyltransferase, whose protein sequence is MEQLNIEYNFTSESRSFCQDCDFLKSRCLCDTLKVIPNNVHLIVLQHPSESKHPLNTVRIMKKSFKEMTVLVGENFTSDLILNTLLCDPNNECALLYPGDEATVLNADAPKAQITHLILLDGTWRKAKKIFMLSHNLHTLPSIKLAPETTSDYRIRKAPSDQSLSTLEASTMALQYLEPTLDTSAAILSFQKMVDFQIKKMGREVYQTNYLDKKKD